In the Qipengyuania gelatinilytica genome, AGAAGAACGCCTGGTCGCCGACTTCCATGGCCGCGAGATTGTTCTTTGCACGATGGTTGCGAACGCCATCCCAAGTGCCTTCCTTTTCGGCAACAAGGTCGTCCCAGCTGTATTTGAACGGTTCGGATTTCATCAGCCAGTAGCGCGCCATCTGCATCATTCTCCTGTCGAACTATCGTGTACCGCGCCTCGTTAGCGAGCCGTCCCTGCGCTGGCCACCCTGAGCGCTCCTTTGCGCGCAGGATTAACCGCTTTTTAGGCTTGCCGAATTACTCACCTTTCCACGCAGGAATTTCCCGGGGGTTCGCGTGAATCGTTTGAGCAAGACAGTGCTGGATGCGGGACGTCCCGCGCGTGCGCTGTCGAAAGTCCGCAAACGTACCGATTTCGTCACTCTCGGCATCGCCCTTGCCGCGACCATGCTGTTCGTCGCAACCGCGAGTTCGGTCCTTCCCCTCGCCATCCAGGCACTCAGGGGCTTCGGAGCGGGACCCGACGTGGCGCTCACCAATGCGCTTCTCCTCAATATCGCACTGATCCTGCTTGGCTGGCAGCGCTACAAGGCGCTCAACACCGAACTGGAGTGCACCCGCCTTTCCGAGGAAGAGGCCCGCCGCCTCGCCGAGATCGACGATCTTACCGGCTGCCTCAATCGCCGCAGTTTTGCCGAAACGCTTGGCGCGCTGTTGGAGAGCAGCCCCAGGGACGAACGCGCGCTGGCCGCGATTGCGATCGACCTCGACAATTTCAAGCAGGTCAACGACCTCAACGGCCATGCTGCTGGCGACCTCGTACTGCGCACCGCTGCACGACGCGTCGCCTCGCTCCTGCCGGAAGGCGGATCGCTCGCCCGTCTCGGCGGCGACGAGTTCGTTTGCGTGGTGCCCTATCACCCGCAGTCACCCGAGAGGGTCGATCACCTTGCGACCCGGATGGTCGAGCAATTCGCGGCGCCCGTGGTGCATGACGGCATCGCCATGGAGATCACGATCTCGATCGGCATCGCCAGCTCGCTGCACCTGGAAGAAGGCGATAAAGGCGAATCTTTCCAAGACGCTGCACAGCGCCTGATGCACAAGGCGGATATCGCCATGTATCACGCCAAGAAGCAGGGGAAGAACCGCTTCTACTGGTTCGAACACAACATGGAAGACGAGCTTCGCTTCCGTAACGAGATCGAGGCGGGGATCCGCCGCGGCATCCTCAACAACGAGTTCGTTCCGTTTTACGAGCAGCAGGTCGATCTCGAGACTGGCGAGCTGGTCGGCTTCGAAATGCTGGCACGCTGGGACTCGCCCGAAATGGGCCTGATCGGTCCCGACATTTTCATTCCCATCGCCGAAGACATCGGCGTGATCGCGGAACTCAGCGAAAACCTGATCGGACGCGCCTTCGAAGATGCGCGCGAATGGGATCCCAAGCTGACCCTCTCGGTGAATATCTCGCCGGTGCAGATGCGCGATCCGTGGTTCGCCCAGAAGCTGCTCAAGCTGCTGGTCAAGCACCGTTTCCCGGCCAATCGCCTCGATATCGAGATTACCGAGACCTGCCTGCACGAGAACATCGGCATGGTGCGCTCGATGATCACCTCGCTACGCAACCAGGGCGTGCGGATCAGTCTCGACGATTTCGGCACTGGCTATTCCAGCCTTTCGCAGCTGCGCAGCCTGCCGTTCGACCAGCTCAAGATCGACCGCAGCTTCATCAGCGAACTTCGCAAAGCCGATCACAGCGACAAGCTGGTCGACGCGATCGTATCGATGGGTGACGGGCTTTCGATGCCGGTCATTGCCGAAGGTATCGAGGACGAAGCCGTGCTCAAGGCGCTTGGCCGCTGGGGCAATATGAAGGGCCAGGGATATCACTACGGCCGCCCCGAACCGGCCGACAAGGTCATCAAGCGCCTTGCGGCAGCGGGCCGGCTTGCCAGCAACAACGACAAGGGCGTTGTCGACATCAGCGACGCGGTAGGCGGGCAGGATCGCGCGCCCGGCAAGACAACCGGCAGCGGCAAGGCTGCGGGCTGACACTTTACGCTGCACGCGCCAGCACCTAGATGCGCGTCATAATGCGCATCCCCTTCATCAAGATGCACGGCCTCGGCAACGACTTCGTCGTCCTCGATGCGCGTGAACAGGCCCTGCCCGCGATCTCGTCGCGGGTGGCTGCCGCGCTGGCCGACCGGAATACCGGAATCGGATGCGACCAGCTGATCCTGCTCGAGCCGAGCGAGAGCGCCGACCTGAAGATGCGCATCTTCAATGCGGACGGCGGCGAGGTCGAGGCTTGCGGCAACGCCACGCGCGCAGTTGCGCTGCTTCATGGCAGCGAAGGCATTATCGAAACCGCAGGCGGCATGCTCGCGGTGTCGCCGCGCGACGGCGGTGCCAGTGTCGATATGGGCGAGCCGCGTTTAGACTGGGATGCGATCCCGCTGGCCTATCCGATGGATACGCTATCGATGCCGGTCAGCTGGGAAATGCTCGAAGATCCCGGCGCCGTGAATGTAGGCAACCCGCACGTTGTTGCCTTCGTCGAGGACACCGATGCGGTGCCGCTCGACCGGCTCGGGCCGGAGATCGAGAAAGACCCGCTGTTCCCCGAGCGGGTGAACGTCAATGTGGCAAGCGTGGAAAGCCGCAGCCGCATTCGCCTGCGCGTCTGGGAACGCGGCGCCGGCCTGACCCGCGCATGCGGCACGGGAGCCTGTGCGACTGCAGTGCACGCCATCCGCCGCAAGCTGGTCGATAGCCCGGTCACCGTCGCCCTGCCCGGCGGCGAGCTCGAGATTGCCTGGCAGCAGGGTGGCACGATCCGCATGACCGGACCCGCGACCGAAGCGTTTCGCGGAACGTTCGACTGGGAAGATTACGCGTGAATGCGCCTGAAATCGTCTCGCTCGGCTGCCGGTTGAACCTTTCCGAGAGCGAGCGCATGCGCGCAATGCTGGCGGGCGAGGACAACCTCGTCGTCGTCAACAGCTGCGCCGTGACCAGCGAAGCGGTGCGCCAGACGCGGCAGGCGATCCGCAAGGCACGCAAGGCCAATCCCGATGCGCGCCTGCTCGTCACAGGTTGTGCAGCCGATATCGAACGAGACCAGCTAGCCGCCATGCCCGAAGTGGATGGCCTGATTGCCAATGAGGCCAAGCTCGACCCGCGCGCATGGAACGTGCCTGCCAGTGCGCCGCCTGTGCCTGCCCTTCACACACGTGCCTTTGTCGCCGTGCAGAATGGCTGCGATCACGCCTGCACCTTCTGTGTCATCCCGCAGGGACGCGGGAAAAGCCGGTCGCTGGGCGTTGCCGATGTGCTTGGCGAGGTCGAAACGCACCTCGAAGCCGGCGCGGGTGAAGTCGTCCTGACGGGCGTAGACGTCACGTCATGGGGCCACGATTTGCCCGGTGGCCCGACGCTCGGCGCCCTCGTTGGGGCTGTGCTCGACGCTTTCCCGGAGCTTTCGCGCATCCGCATGTCGTCGATCGACGGGATCGAGGTCGACGATCAGTTGTTCGAGCTGTTCGCGAGCGAGCCGCGCGTGATGCCCCATATCCATCTGTCGCTTCAGCACGGCGACGACCTGATCCTGAAGCGCATGAAGCGCCGCCACCTCCGCGCCGATGCGGTGGATCTGGTCGCGCGCCTCAAGCGCCGCCGCCCCGACCTCGCCGTCGGCGCCGACCTTATCGCCGGTTTCCCGACCGAGACCGAAGAGCACCACGCAGCCAATCTCTCGATCATCCGCGAGCTCGACATCGTTCACGGCCACATCTTCCCCTATTCGCCGCGCCCCGGCACGCCGGCTGCGCGTATGCCGCAGGTCGATCGCCAATCGGTAAAGCGCCGCGCTGGCGAACTTCGCACCGAAGTGGCCAAGCTGCGCGCAGATTGGCTGGCTACGCTGGTCGATAAGCCGCTTACGGTCCTCGCAGAAGCCGACGGAACCGGCTATTCGCCCGAATTCGCCCGCGTGAAACTGCCAGCTGGCACCAAGCGCGGCTCCATCGTCACCGTGACGCCCAAGACACTCGAGGACAATCTCCTGTCATGAGCAAACCCAGCTGGACCGAGCGCCTGTTCGGCGGCTTCAAGAAGACCTCCGATCGCCTGACCGAGAACCTCACCGAGGCGGTTACCAAGGCGAAGCTGGACGATGCGACGCTCGACGACGTCGAGGATGCGCTGATCATGTCCGACCTCGGACCGAGCGCGGCTGCGCGCATCCGGGAGAAGCTGAAAGAGAAGCGTTTCGGCCTTGAGATCAGCGCCGACGAACTGAAGCAGGCAGTCGCCGACGAGATCGCGGCAATCCTGCGCCCGGTGGCCAAGCCGCTCGAAATCACCGCCTTCCCGCGCCCGCAGGTGCTGCTGGTGATCGGCGTCAACGGCAGCGGCAAGACCACCACCATCGCCAAGCTCGCTCACCTCTTCGTGGAAGACGACTACAATGTCATGCTGGCGGCGGGCGACACATTCCGCGCCGCAGCCATTGGCCAGCTGCAGACCTGGGCCGACCGCGTGGGCGTTCCCATCGTGCGTGGACCCGAGGGCGGAGACCCGGCCTCCATCGTCTTCGACGCGGTCAAGAAAGGCACCGAGATCGGCACCGATGTCCTGATCGTCGACACCGCAGGCCGCCTTCAGAACAAGCGCGAGCTGATGGACGAGCTGGCCAAGATCCGCAAAGTCCTCGGCCGCCTCAATCCCGAAGCACCGCATGACGTGGTACTCGTGCTCGATGCGACCAACGGCCAGAATGCGCTGAGCCAGATCGACGTGTTCAAGGAAGTTGCGGGCGTTACCGGCCTCGTCATGACCAAGCTCGACGGCACGGCGCGCGGCGGCGTACTGGTGCAGGCGGCGGAGAAATACGGCCTGCCGATCCATGCCATCGGAGTGGGCGAGAAGATCGACGATCTGCGCCCCTTCGATCCGGACCTGGTGGCGCGCGTGATTGCAGGAGTGGCGTAATGGCCGAGAACGGCGAAAAGAAACCCACCGGCTGGCTGCACACGCTGGTCGATTACGGCCCGCTGCTGGTCTTCCTCGGCGTTTACAAGTTCTCGCAGCCCGAGGGCGGAAGCGAGATCGCTGCGGTCATTGCCGGCACCGGAGCCTTCATGGTCGCCGCGATCCTCGCGCTTGCCTTCAGCAAGTGGAAATTCGGCAAGGTCAGCCCGATGCTGATCCTCTCGACGACGCTGATCGTCGGTTTCGGGGCGCTGACGATCTGGCTGCAGGACGAAAGCTTCATCCAGTTCAAGCCGACGGCAATCTACCTGCTGTTCGGCGCGGTGCTGATCATCGGCTGGTTGCGCGACCGCGCATGGCTTCAGGTCCTGCTCGAAGCCGCATTCGAGGGCGTGACCCACGAGGGCTGGCTCAAGCTCTCGCGCAACTGGGGCTACTTCTTCATCTTCCTCGCCGGGCTCAACGAAGTCATGGTCCGCACGATGAGCTTCGAAAGCTGGCTCTGGGCGAAGCTGTGGGTGTTCCTGCCGCTGACCTTCCTCTTCACCTTCACGCAGATCCCTATGTTGCTGAAGCACGGCCTCTCGCTGGAGGACACGGACGAGGTGTTGAAGGACGAACCCCCGACGGGTTGAACTTGCAAGGCGGCCCGCTAGTAAGCCGCCGATGACTGATCAAATCGAACTACACTGGGCCACACAGGCCGATCATGCCACGCTCGCCGACGTGATGTACGATGCCGTGCGCAACGGCCCCAGCCGCTACAGCGAGGCGCAGCGCGCCGCCTGGGTTCCCGAACGCCGCAGCGGCGATGTCTGGGACGAGCGCCTTGCCCGTCAGCATGTCATCCAGGCTCGAGATACGGAAGGCGAAACGCTCGGCTTCATGAGCCTCGATGCGGAGGGCTATATCGACTTCGCTTATATCCGGCCCGCTGCGCAGGGGAGCGGCCTGTTCCGCCGCATGTTCGATGCGATCGAGCAGAAGGCCCGCGACAAGGGCGAGCAGCGCCTATGGGTCCACGCCAGCCTGATGGCGCAACCTGCCTTCGCAAGGATGGGCTTCACCGTGGTGGAACAGCAGGTCGTCCACATCGGCGAGCAGAGCTTCGAGCGCGCCGAGATGGAGAAAGTGCTGGCCTGAGGCCCCGCTAGATCTCGACCTGGCTCCCCAGCTCCACCACACGGTTGGTCGGAAGCCTGAAGAAATCCATCGCCGTCGCCGCATTTCGGAGCATCCAGGCGAATATCTTCTCGCGCCAGATGGGCATGCCCGGCTTGTCGCTCGGCAGCAGCGTCTGGCGGCTGAGGAAGAAGCTGGTGTGCATCATGTCGAACTCGCCGCCACAGCGTTCCATTTGCTTCAGCCCCTGCGGCACGTTGGTTTCCTGCATGAAGCCATAGTGCAGCACGGCGCGGTAGAACCCGTCGCCGAGGTCGTGGATTTCGCAGCGCTCGTCCGCATCGACATAGGGCGCATCGGCGATCAGCACGGTCAGGATCACCACGCGCTCGTGCAGGACCTTGTTGTGCTTGATGTTATGCAGCAGCGCGCTGGGCACGCCAGCGGTCTGGCTGGCCATGAAGATGGCGGTGCCGGGAACGCGCGTGGCGGAATTCTTGGCGCTCTTGGCGAAGATTTCGATCGGCAGCGCGGTCTCGTGCATGCGCTCGCGCATCAGCTTGCGCCCGCGCGCCCATGTCGTGAGCAGGGTGAAGGCGATGAGGCCCACGACCAGCGGGAACCAGCCGCCATCGGGCACCTTGAACAGGTTCGCGGCGAAATATGCCCCGTCGATGATCAGGAAGAAGATCACTACAGGCGCCGCGTACCACCACTTCCACTTCCACACGCCGACGAACAATACGCCCATGAGCAGCGTGTCGATGGTGACCGCGCCGGTCACCGCGATGCCGTATGCTCCGGCGAGGTTAGACGAACTCTGGAAGGTCAGCACGAGGATGATCACGGCGATCATCAGCGCCCAATTCACGACCGGGATATATATCTGGCCCGCTTCGGTCTCGCTGGTGTGACGGATCGAGAGACGCGGCATGAAACCGAGCTGCATGGCCTGGTGGGTGATGCTGAAGGCGCCCGAGATCACCGCCTGGCTGGCGATGAACGTCGCCACGGTGGCAAGGATGACCAGCGGCAGGCGGTATTCCTCGCTCGCGAGCAAGAAGAAGGGGCTCTTTACGACCTCTACCGCCTGTTCGGGCGAAAGGCTGGCAATCATGGCGCCCTGCCCGAAATAGTTCAGCAGCAGGCACGGCATGACGAAACCGAACCACGAAAGGCGCATCGGGCCGCGGCCGAAATGGCCCATGTCGGAATAGAGCGCTTCGGAACCCGTCACGGCCAGCACCACGGCACCCATGGCGAGGAAAGCGACGAAACCGTCGGTGACGAAGAACATCACCGCATAATAGGGGTTCAGCGCATGAAGGATTTCGGGATGCTGGACGATCTGGTTCAAACCCAGTGCCGCCAGCGTCGTGAACCAGACGATCATCACCGGCGCGAACAGGGCGCCTACCTTGGCCGTCCCCCTGCTTTGCAGCACGAACAGGATGACCAGCAGCACCAGCGCGATCGGGATCACCATCGGATCGAGCGTGTGATTGACCACCGTCAGCCCTTCCACGGCCGACAGGACCGAGATGGCGGGCGTAATCATGCTGTCGCCGTAGAATAGCGATGTCGCAAACACACCGAGCAAGACAATCAGCCAGCCCCATCGGGACTTGCCCATGTGACGGCTCAGCAAGGCAACGAGAGCAAGGCTGCCGCCCTGCCCCTTGTTGTCCGCGCGCATCAGGATGGTGACATACTGGAGGGCCACCACGATCACCATCGACCAGAAGATCAGGCTGACGACCCCGAACACGTGCAACTGGTCGATCGCGATATTCGATCCACCGGCAAAGGTTTCGCGGAATGCGTAAAGCGGGCTGGTCCCGATATCGCCGAAGACGATACCGATCGCGCCCACCGCAAGCGCGGCCCTCGACCCGCCATGGCCGTGGCCCGGAGCGTTTTCCCCGCCAGTCGAGGGCTGGGAGTTCGGCGTGGTCGCCTCGGTCATATGTGGGTGTTATCCTGCCGCATTGCGTCAAAAACCTTGCGTTTCCGGGGCTGATCCCCGTGCAAGGTCGCGGCGCTTAGCACCAAGGCGACAGCGCCGCAATATCTGCAAGGCTCACGGTTGGGGGGCCTCGTCGGCTGCGGGAGCGTCCATACCGAGCATTTGCTGCAGTCGCATCAGTCTCAATGCGAGCGTATTGCGCCACGGGGCATCCTCGGGCGCGGCTTCCAGCGCATCGCTCCAAAGCTCCACAGTCCTTCCGACCTGCTCCGCCCTCAACCACGATAGTCCGAGGAAGTAGCGCGCACCGCCGTTCGTCTCGTCGAGTGCCTGGGCCCTCTCGAAAGCCTTGAGCGCGGGCGGGGTCAAATTGCCCTCGGCATGTTCGACAAGTGCAATCGCAAGCGCGAGCCATGCCTCTGTATCTGCGGGATTTTCCTGAGTTGCGCTGCGATAGAAGCCAGCCGCCTGCATATAGTCGCCGCGGCGGGCGAAGCCATCTCCCGTGAGGATCCAGCGCGAAGGCAGCTGGCCCGCATTGAAGAAGTCGCGCCTCGAGCTGACGAGCAGTTCGCCATCCAGGCCCTGCTGCGCACGTGTCGTGCCAGGAGCGGATTGCATCTCGGGCGACCCCTGCAATGCGTAGCCGGACAGGCCGAACAGCAATGCAGCGCCAAGCAGGCTCCAGCCCGGGCGCTTGACCTTGAGCAGGAATACTGCGGCAAGGAAGCTCAGCGCAGCCAAGACGATGACGGCGATCCAGCTCATGCGCGCCTCCGGAAGCGACGCCAGAACAGGAGGCCGGCAACAAGGACGAGAATCACCGGCACTGCAAACAGCGGCCAGGTCGTCGCGCTGAGGACAGGTTCATAGC is a window encoding:
- a CDS encoding putative bifunctional diguanylate cyclase/phosphodiesterase, which translates into the protein MNRLSKTVLDAGRPARALSKVRKRTDFVTLGIALAATMLFVATASSVLPLAIQALRGFGAGPDVALTNALLLNIALILLGWQRYKALNTELECTRLSEEEARRLAEIDDLTGCLNRRSFAETLGALLESSPRDERALAAIAIDLDNFKQVNDLNGHAAGDLVLRTAARRVASLLPEGGSLARLGGDEFVCVVPYHPQSPERVDHLATRMVEQFAAPVVHDGIAMEITISIGIASSLHLEEGDKGESFQDAAQRLMHKADIAMYHAKKQGKNRFYWFEHNMEDELRFRNEIEAGIRRGILNNEFVPFYEQQVDLETGELVGFEMLARWDSPEMGLIGPDIFIPIAEDIGVIAELSENLIGRAFEDAREWDPKLTLSVNISPVQMRDPWFAQKLLKLLVKHRFPANRLDIEITETCLHENIGMVRSMITSLRNQGVRISLDDFGTGYSSLSQLRSLPFDQLKIDRSFISELRKADHSDKLVDAIVSMGDGLSMPVIAEGIEDEAVLKALGRWGNMKGQGYHYGRPEPADKVIKRLAAAGRLASNNDKGVVDISDAVGGQDRAPGKTTGSGKAAG
- the dapF gene encoding diaminopimelate epimerase; this encodes MRIPFIKMHGLGNDFVVLDAREQALPAISSRVAAALADRNTGIGCDQLILLEPSESADLKMRIFNADGGEVEACGNATRAVALLHGSEGIIETAGGMLAVSPRDGGASVDMGEPRLDWDAIPLAYPMDTLSMPVSWEMLEDPGAVNVGNPHVVAFVEDTDAVPLDRLGPEIEKDPLFPERVNVNVASVESRSRIRLRVWERGAGLTRACGTGACATAVHAIRRKLVDSPVTVALPGGELEIAWQQGGTIRMTGPATEAFRGTFDWEDYA
- a CDS encoding MiaB/RimO family radical SAM methylthiotransferase: MNAPEIVSLGCRLNLSESERMRAMLAGEDNLVVVNSCAVTSEAVRQTRQAIRKARKANPDARLLVTGCAADIERDQLAAMPEVDGLIANEAKLDPRAWNVPASAPPVPALHTRAFVAVQNGCDHACTFCVIPQGRGKSRSLGVADVLGEVETHLEAGAGEVVLTGVDVTSWGHDLPGGPTLGALVGAVLDAFPELSRIRMSSIDGIEVDDQLFELFASEPRVMPHIHLSLQHGDDLILKRMKRRHLRADAVDLVARLKRRRPDLAVGADLIAGFPTETEEHHAANLSIIRELDIVHGHIFPYSPRPGTPAARMPQVDRQSVKRRAGELRTEVAKLRADWLATLVDKPLTVLAEADGTGYSPEFARVKLPAGTKRGSIVTVTPKTLEDNLLS
- the ftsY gene encoding signal recognition particle-docking protein FtsY encodes the protein MSKPSWTERLFGGFKKTSDRLTENLTEAVTKAKLDDATLDDVEDALIMSDLGPSAAARIREKLKEKRFGLEISADELKQAVADEIAAILRPVAKPLEITAFPRPQVLLVIGVNGSGKTTTIAKLAHLFVEDDYNVMLAAGDTFRAAAIGQLQTWADRVGVPIVRGPEGGDPASIVFDAVKKGTEIGTDVLIVDTAGRLQNKRELMDELAKIRKVLGRLNPEAPHDVVLVLDATNGQNALSQIDVFKEVAGVTGLVMTKLDGTARGGVLVQAAEKYGLPIHAIGVGEKIDDLRPFDPDLVARVIAGVA
- a CDS encoding inner membrane-spanning protein YciB, with protein sequence MAENGEKKPTGWLHTLVDYGPLLVFLGVYKFSQPEGGSEIAAVIAGTGAFMVAAILALAFSKWKFGKVSPMLILSTTLIVGFGALTIWLQDESFIQFKPTAIYLLFGAVLIIGWLRDRAWLQVLLEAAFEGVTHEGWLKLSRNWGYFFIFLAGLNEVMVRTMSFESWLWAKLWVFLPLTFLFTFTQIPMLLKHGLSLEDTDEVLKDEPPTG
- a CDS encoding GNAT family N-acetyltransferase — encoded protein: MTDQIELHWATQADHATLADVMYDAVRNGPSRYSEAQRAAWVPERRSGDVWDERLARQHVIQARDTEGETLGFMSLDAEGYIDFAYIRPAAQGSGLFRRMFDAIEQKARDKGEQRLWVHASLMAQPAFARMGFTVVEQQVVHIGEQSFERAEMEKVLA
- a CDS encoding potassium transporter Kup, whose amino-acid sequence is MTEATTPNSQPSTGGENAPGHGHGGSRAALAVGAIGIVFGDIGTSPLYAFRETFAGGSNIAIDQLHVFGVVSLIFWSMVIVVALQYVTILMRADNKGQGGSLALVALLSRHMGKSRWGWLIVLLGVFATSLFYGDSMITPAISVLSAVEGLTVVNHTLDPMVIPIALVLLVILFVLQSRGTAKVGALFAPVMIVWFTTLAALGLNQIVQHPEILHALNPYYAVMFFVTDGFVAFLAMGAVVLAVTGSEALYSDMGHFGRGPMRLSWFGFVMPCLLLNYFGQGAMIASLSPEQAVEVVKSPFFLLASEEYRLPLVILATVATFIASQAVISGAFSITHQAMQLGFMPRLSIRHTSETEAGQIYIPVVNWALMIAVIILVLTFQSSSNLAGAYGIAVTGAVTIDTLLMGVLFVGVWKWKWWYAAPVVIFFLIIDGAYFAANLFKVPDGGWFPLVVGLIAFTLLTTWARGRKLMRERMHETALPIEIFAKSAKNSATRVPGTAIFMASQTAGVPSALLHNIKHNKVLHERVVILTVLIADAPYVDADERCEIHDLGDGFYRAVLHYGFMQETNVPQGLKQMERCGGEFDMMHTSFFLSRQTLLPSDKPGMPIWREKIFAWMLRNAATAMDFFRLPTNRVVELGSQVEI
- a CDS encoding tetratricopeptide repeat protein, with the translated sequence MSWIAVIVLAALSFLAAVFLLKVKRPGWSLLGAALLFGLSGYALQGSPEMQSAPGTTRAQQGLDGELLVSSRRDFFNAGQLPSRWILTGDGFARRGDYMQAAGFYRSATQENPADTEAWLALAIALVEHAEGNLTPPALKAFERAQALDETNGGARYFLGLSWLRAEQVGRTVELWSDALEAAPEDAPWRNTLALRLMRLQQMLGMDAPAADEAPQP